The following proteins come from a genomic window of Micromonas commoda chromosome 2, complete sequence:
- a CDS encoding predicted protein yields MSASSSAFRIGVPNRRLVHRNWIRRVPIRGNRHRARAGSTDEDDGWSFLGGGGSVSKSQDEALEQDGWVSYDPEPDPSTSGEWETDSRGKVVYYARGYYYDAVRETDIGERVKVEVGLVDKRVKRTFFLPKTLSNGESDIVEVTMERPLGIVFEPDTEGRVRVADFVAGSRAGRAAAVASLSPAGAQAASRGDVLRAFTASTVSFGPRAQLLGDLSGSKRAVVLFGADGQSWTKTTSALTSGLVADGPVTLLLERDRDPERAKAWTPEELPQDDPRVPQKAQPRGAKAPGSSPKTAGSGTRRTVEEESDVPDAINYAFLTAFVSFILLILAGFNP; encoded by the coding sequence atgtcggcgtcgtcctctgCGTTTCGGATCGGCGTTCCTAACCGACGTCTCGTTCATCGCAACTGGATCCGACGCGTCCCTATCCGCGGCAACCGGCATCGGGCACGCGCTGGGTCCACGGATGAGGACGATGGGTGGAGTTTCCTCGGCGGAGGTGGATCCGTGTCCAAGTCGcaggacgaggcgctggagcagGACGGTTGGGTGTCTTACGACCCGGAGCCCGATCCTTCGACTAGCGGGGAGTGGGAGACGGATTCGCGGGGCAAGGTGGTGTACTATGCGAGGGGGTACTACTACGACGCGGTCAGGGAGACGGACATCGGGGAGCGTGTGAAAGTGGAGGTTGGCCTGGTCGACAAGCGCGTCAAGCGCACGTTCTTCCTGCCAAAGACCCTGTCCAACGGAGAGTCCGACATCGTGGAGGTGACGATGGAGCGACCCTTGGGGATCGTATTCGAGCCGGACACCGAGGGCAGGGTGAGGGTGGCGGACTTTGTGGCCGGttctcgcgcgggtcgagcgGCTGCCGTGGCGTCCCTGTCTCCGGCTGGCGCGCAGGCGGCCAGCAGGGGCGACGTGTTGAGggcgttcaccgcgtccaccgtaTCGTTCGGACCCAGGGCACAGCTCCTGGGAGATCTCTCAGGGAGTAAACGCGCGGTGGTGCTCTTCGGAGCCGATGGTCAGTCGTGGACAAAGACCACGTCGGCGCTGACGTCGGGGCTCGTCGCAGACGGACCCGTCACGCTGCTCTTGGAGCGGGACAGGGACccggagcgcgccaaggcgtgGACGCCGGAGGAACTCCCGCaggacgacccgcgcgtgccgCAAAAGGCTCAACCCCGGGGTGCCAAGGCGCCCGGTAGTTCCCCCAAAACGGCGGGGTccgggacgaggaggacggttGAGGAAGAGAGCGACGTGCCAGACGCGATCAACTACGCCTTTCTCACCGCTTTCGTGAGCTTCATCTTACTCATTTTGGCCGGGTTCAACCCGTGA
- a CDS encoding predicted protein, which translates to MDTMGQVMRAAVGVGFWINAVNMAKEFKPHIFKHDCDVCHRTGILTCQKCNGIGHRQRTVFKKFDATKITLDDEKDDNGYHKCTFCKGSGVEDCKNCAAKGWIYLPLINVRKFQPHPMFENYHWNRKRQIAPQRQYELKFQKNVFTEMLDAGDAESKRLQEEAESRARAERRARKAAKAEKAKKGKKDKKDKDGKDKKKKKKAAA; encoded by the exons ATGGACACCATGGGTCAGGTCATGAGAGCTGCGGTCGGG GTTGGTTTCTGGATCAACGCGGTGAATATGGCCAAGGAATTCAAGCCCCACATCTTCAAGCACGACTGCGATGTGTGCCACCGCACCGGTATCCTGACGTGCCAGAAGTGCAACGGCATCGGCCACAGACAACGCACCGTCTTCAAGAAGTTCGACGCCACGAAGATCACGCTGGATGACGAGAAGGACGACAACGGGTACCACAAGTGCACCTTCTGCAAGGGAAGCGGCGTGGAGGACTGCAAAAATTGCGCCGCGAAGGGCTGGATCTACCTGCCCTTGATCAACGTGCGCAAGTTTCAGCCTCACCCGATGTTCGAGAACTATCACTGGAACAGGAAGAGGCAGATCGCCCCGCAAAGGCAATACGAGCTCAAGTTCCAGAAGAATGTGTTCACCGAAATGCTAGatgcgggcgacgcggagtcAAAGAGACtgcaggaggaggcggagagcagggcgcgcgcggagaggagAGCACgcaaggcggccaaggcggaaAAAgcgaagaagggcaagaaggacaagaaggacaaggacgggaaggacaagaagaaaaagaagaaggctgccgcgtGA